From Candidatus Amoebophilus asiaticus 5a2, the proteins below share one genomic window:
- the rpsU gene encoding 30S ribosomal protein S21 has product MIVVQVKDNEPIERALKRFKKKIDRVKVLKEVKSRRYYTKPSIKRREEKLKAIYKQHLQQQANG; this is encoded by the coding sequence ATGATTGTAGTACAGGTTAAAGATAATGAACCCATAGAGAGAGCATTAAAACGCTTTAAGAAAAAAATAGATCGGGTGAAAGTACTTAAAGAAGTTAAGAGCAGAAGATATTATACAAAACCTTCTATTAAACGTAGAGAGGAGAAGCTAAAAGCTATTTATAAGCAACATTTACAGCAACAAGCAAACGGATAA
- the yidD gene encoding membrane protein insertion efficiency factor YidD yields MWLLKRIVIFPIWVYQVALAPYLTPCCRFQPTCSAYAHEAINKHGIVKGIWLAGKRILRCHPCGKSGYDPVQ; encoded by the coding sequence ATGTGGCTACTAAAGAGAATTGTTATTTTTCCTATTTGGGTATATCAAGTTGCATTGGCTCCCTATTTAACACCTTGTTGTAGGTTTCAGCCAACTTGCTCAGCATATGCACATGAAGCAATCAACAAGCATGGTATTGTAAAGGGAATTTGGTTGGCTGGCAAGCGAATTTTACGCTGCCACCCATGTGGCAAAAGTGGTTATGATCCGGTTCAATAA
- the infB gene encoding translation initiation factor IF-2 has translation MVEEKTIRLSQVARKLNVATTTIAAYLLEKGFRVENKPNTKITLEQYKILAEEFADSAMDKEEAAELVIGQSYEKEPKVIAKQQEPIKHVHPKEKQVEIEKISLPVIDAPTIIEHKIIEHKTEEPPILQPELPTEEKEELEVIESPQAPQEELKPELETEVQEQDKEIQQELDDTAKVEQAPITKGPEKIDFSKQGEFKGVTVLGKIELAEKKEPKKFQQVASSDIDKKNKKRPRKRVASETGLPSSGKREEEANRYKPKGKVTNKTPEAPKTAVSEKQIQDQIKSTLAKLGGGKNVASRAKYRREKRSLLAEEQAEERLQAAKDAKKLQVTEFIAASDLASLMGVSINQLLSTCMNLGMLVSINQRLDAEAITIIADEFGYQVAFTDVKTQELEEEEEANPEDLVERAPIVTIMGHVDHGKTSLLDYIRNTQITKTEAGGITQHIGAYEVVTESGKHIAFLDTPGHEAFTAMRARGAKLTDIAIIVIAADDGVRPQTKEAINHAKLAGVPIIIAINKMDKPQANPERVKEELAHLNILVEDWGGKYQSQGVSAISGEGVKELLEKILFEAELLELKANSHKKARGTVIEASLDQGRGYLATIMVQDGNLRIGDVVLAGAYYGKIKAMFDYQGKPVKQAGPSTPMQILGLNGAPQAGDLFRAMNTEKEARDIATQRQQILREQGFRTKTHITLDEIGRRLAIGNFKELNIILKGDVDGSVEALSDSLLKLSTEEIKVTILHKGVGAIVESDILLAAASDAIIIGFQVRPTPPVRKLAEKEGIEIRLYSIIYDAINDIKDAMEGMLAPTIEEIITGSASVREIFKITGTGTVAGCYVTEGYIKKNNSIRVIRDGIVIYTGSIKHLKHFKEEMQQVKTGFECGISITNFNDLKVNDVIEGFEQKEVERKL, from the coding sequence ATGGTAGAAGAAAAAACAATACGTTTAAGTCAAGTAGCACGTAAGCTCAATGTAGCAACCACTACGATAGCAGCGTATTTATTAGAAAAAGGCTTTCGTGTAGAAAATAAGCCTAACACAAAAATCACCTTAGAACAGTACAAGATACTAGCTGAGGAATTTGCTGACTCTGCCATGGACAAGGAAGAAGCAGCAGAATTAGTAATTGGGCAAAGTTATGAAAAAGAGCCTAAGGTTATTGCTAAGCAGCAAGAACCCATTAAACACGTCCATCCTAAAGAAAAACAGGTAGAAATTGAAAAAATTAGCCTTCCTGTTATCGACGCACCTACTATTATAGAACACAAAATTATAGAACACAAAACAGAAGAGCCCCCTATATTACAACCTGAACTGCCAACTGAAGAAAAAGAAGAACTAGAGGTAATAGAATCTCCTCAAGCCCCCCAAGAAGAGCTAAAACCTGAGTTAGAAACAGAAGTACAGGAACAGGATAAAGAGATTCAACAAGAACTAGATGATACAGCAAAAGTAGAGCAAGCACCTATTACTAAAGGACCTGAAAAAATAGACTTTTCTAAGCAAGGAGAGTTTAAAGGAGTTACTGTACTAGGGAAAATAGAATTAGCCGAAAAAAAGGAGCCAAAAAAATTTCAGCAAGTAGCCTCATCTGACATAGATAAAAAGAACAAAAAAAGGCCTAGAAAAAGAGTTGCTTCTGAAACAGGATTACCTAGCTCAGGTAAAAGAGAAGAGGAGGCTAATAGATATAAGCCAAAAGGCAAAGTTACTAACAAGACTCCTGAAGCTCCTAAGACCGCCGTATCAGAAAAACAAATACAAGATCAAATAAAAAGTACACTAGCTAAGTTAGGAGGAGGTAAAAATGTTGCTAGCCGAGCTAAGTATAGAAGAGAGAAAAGATCCTTACTAGCAGAAGAGCAGGCAGAAGAGCGTTTACAAGCTGCTAAAGATGCTAAAAAACTGCAAGTTACAGAGTTTATTGCTGCCAGTGATCTAGCATCTTTAATGGGTGTTTCTATTAATCAACTACTATCAACTTGCATGAATTTAGGTATGCTGGTATCTATTAACCAACGACTAGATGCAGAAGCTATTACAATTATTGCAGATGAATTTGGATACCAAGTAGCATTCACAGATGTAAAAACGCAAGAATTAGAAGAGGAAGAAGAAGCCAATCCAGAAGATTTAGTAGAGCGAGCCCCAATTGTAACAATTATGGGACACGTGGATCACGGAAAGACTTCTTTACTTGACTATATCAGAAATACACAGATTACCAAAACAGAGGCAGGGGGCATTACCCAGCATATAGGTGCATATGAGGTAGTTACAGAAAGTGGCAAGCATATAGCATTTCTTGATACCCCTGGACACGAAGCCTTTACAGCCATGCGTGCTCGTGGTGCTAAATTAACAGACATTGCTATTATTGTAATAGCTGCCGATGATGGTGTAAGACCGCAAACCAAAGAAGCGATCAACCACGCTAAACTAGCAGGGGTACCTATCATCATAGCTATTAACAAGATGGACAAACCTCAGGCCAATCCAGAGAGGGTAAAAGAAGAGTTAGCGCATCTAAACATTTTAGTAGAAGATTGGGGAGGGAAATATCAAAGCCAAGGAGTATCTGCTATAAGCGGTGAAGGAGTAAAAGAGTTATTAGAAAAGATTCTTTTTGAAGCTGAGTTACTAGAACTTAAAGCAAATTCTCACAAGAAGGCTCGAGGCACAGTGATAGAAGCTTCTTTAGATCAAGGGCGCGGATATCTAGCCACCATCATGGTTCAAGATGGCAATTTGCGTATAGGCGATGTAGTACTAGCTGGGGCTTATTATGGTAAGATTAAAGCTATGTTTGATTATCAGGGCAAACCTGTTAAGCAAGCAGGCCCTTCTACTCCTATGCAGATATTAGGCCTTAATGGAGCCCCTCAAGCTGGTGACTTATTTAGGGCTATGAATACTGAAAAAGAGGCTAGAGATATTGCTACCCAAAGGCAACAAATTTTAAGAGAACAAGGATTTAGAACGAAGACTCATATTACACTTGATGAGATAGGAAGACGATTGGCTATTGGCAACTTTAAAGAGCTTAATATAATTTTAAAAGGGGATGTAGATGGTTCAGTAGAAGCACTTTCAGACTCACTACTTAAGTTGTCTACTGAAGAAATTAAAGTCACTATCTTACATAAAGGTGTAGGTGCCATTGTAGAATCAGATATTTTATTAGCGGCAGCTTCTGATGCTATTATAATAGGCTTCCAAGTACGTCCTACTCCACCTGTACGTAAATTGGCTGAAAAAGAAGGTATCGAAATCCGTCTTTACTCCATCATCTATGATGCAATCAATGATATCAAAGATGCTATGGAAGGAATGCTAGCTCCTACTATAGAGGAGATAATTACAGGTAGTGCCTCAGTAAGAGAGATATTTAAAATTACTGGAACAGGTACTGTAGCAGGTTGCTACGTTACTGAAGGATATATCAAGAAAAATAATTCAATCCGTGTTATTAGGGATGGTATTGTAATCTATACAGGTTCTATTAAGCATTTAAAACATTTCAAAGAAGAAATGCAGCAAGTAAAAACGGGCTTTGAGTGCGGTATTAGCATTACAAATTTTAATGACCTTAAGGTTAATGATGTCATTGAAGGATTTGAACAAAAAGAGGTTGAACGCAAGTTATAA
- a CDS encoding DUF6314 family protein, producing the protein MGDIDKGEEIEIKNITLWQVFSNLEGSWRMERALEGYGNMEGIAFFKKIQNNNKPYCYYYKEEGILQLLTGNQSRVYREYAYCYKEKTIHVYFWDIISKQEGQLLHTLYLPNTCKKRTWPLHAYGTHRCNLDTYDAHYKFINNDNFELIYRVSGPHKNYTIKTIFCRLGQHIK; encoded by the coding sequence ATGGGTGATATAGATAAAGGAGAAGAAATAGAAATTAAAAACATAACTCTATGGCAAGTGTTTAGCAACCTAGAAGGTTCATGGAGAATGGAAAGAGCTTTAGAAGGTTATGGCAATATGGAAGGGATAGCATTTTTCAAAAAAATTCAGAATAATAACAAACCGTATTGCTATTACTACAAAGAAGAAGGAATTCTACAATTATTAACAGGTAACCAATCTCGTGTTTATAGAGAATATGCATATTGCTACAAAGAGAAAACAATTCACGTTTATTTTTGGGATATAATAAGTAAACAAGAGGGGCAACTATTACATACTTTATATTTGCCAAATACATGTAAAAAAAGGACTTGGCCGTTACATGCATATGGCACTCATAGATGTAATCTAGATACTTATGATGCTCACTATAAATTCATTAATAATGATAATTTTGAATTAATTTATAGAGTATCAGGGCCTCATAAAAACTATACTATTAAGACAATTTTTTGTAGGCTGGGCCAGCATATAAAATAA
- the eno gene encoding phosphopyruvate hydratase: MSIIKSVYARQILDSRGNPTIEVDVCTEQGFVGRAAVPSGASTGLHEAMELRDKDSAVYLGKGVQKAIKHVKEIIAPVLIGRSVFNQQAIDTLLIELDGTLNKARLGANAILGTSIAVAKAAAMSLNIPLYQYIGGLNAYILPTPMINIFNGGAHADNNVDIQEFMVMPIKANSFAEALRMGVEVFHQLGRILKEKGLSTNVGDEGGYASNLPSNEAAMEFILQAIEKAGYQPGEDISIALDAASTEFYQAEKEVYHFKKSTGIKLTSTELVDFWKNWVQKYPIISIEDGMAEDDWEGWHQLTQAIGSKVQLVGDDLFVTNTKRLAKGIEQNIANAVLIKMNQVGTLSETLDTVNLAKKHGYQNIISHRSGETEDSTIADLAVALNAGQIKTGSVSRTDRTAKYNQLLRIEETLGEHARFAGHPFKK, translated from the coding sequence ATGAGTATTATTAAAAGCGTATATGCACGCCAAATTCTTGATTCTAGAGGTAATCCAACTATTGAAGTAGATGTTTGTACCGAGCAAGGGTTTGTAGGAAGGGCTGCTGTACCTTCAGGAGCTTCTACAGGCCTGCACGAAGCTATGGAACTACGCGATAAAGATAGTGCTGTTTATTTAGGAAAAGGGGTGCAAAAAGCAATCAAACATGTGAAGGAGATAATAGCACCTGTGCTAATAGGCAGATCTGTTTTTAATCAACAAGCCATAGATACTTTGCTTATAGAGCTCGATGGCACTCTTAATAAAGCTCGTTTGGGAGCCAATGCTATATTAGGTACTTCTATAGCTGTAGCTAAAGCAGCTGCTATGTCACTAAATATCCCTTTATATCAATATATAGGTGGCCTCAATGCATATATTTTGCCTACACCTATGATCAACATATTTAACGGTGGAGCCCATGCAGATAACAATGTGGATATCCAAGAATTTATGGTTATGCCTATCAAGGCCAACTCCTTTGCAGAGGCTTTGCGTATGGGAGTAGAAGTGTTTCATCAGCTAGGCCGCATCTTAAAAGAGAAAGGGCTCTCTACAAATGTTGGTGATGAAGGTGGGTATGCATCGAATCTTCCTTCTAATGAGGCAGCTATGGAATTTATTCTACAAGCCATTGAAAAAGCAGGCTATCAACCTGGAGAAGATATAAGTATAGCCTTAGATGCTGCAAGTACTGAATTTTACCAAGCGGAAAAAGAAGTTTATCACTTTAAAAAGTCGACTGGTATAAAACTTACTTCAACGGAATTAGTAGATTTTTGGAAAAATTGGGTGCAAAAATATCCTATTATATCTATCGAAGATGGTATGGCAGAAGACGATTGGGAGGGCTGGCATCAACTGACTCAAGCTATTGGATCAAAAGTACAATTAGTAGGAGACGACTTATTTGTAACCAATACCAAGCGGCTTGCTAAAGGAATAGAGCAAAATATTGCTAATGCAGTACTTATTAAAATGAACCAAGTTGGTACCTTGAGTGAAACCTTAGACACTGTGAATTTAGCAAAGAAGCATGGTTACCAAAATATTATTTCTCATCGATCAGGCGAGACAGAAGATAGTACAATAGCTGATTTAGCAGTAGCCTTGAATGCTGGCCAGATAAAAACAGGGTCAGTTTCAAGAACAGACAGAACAGCTAAATACAACCAGCTGCTAAGAATAGAGGAGACATTAGGGGAACATGCTCGCTTTGCTGGGCACCCATTTAAAAAATAA
- a CDS encoding tyrosine-type recombinase/integrase produces the protein MLENFINFLTYEKRLSSHTICAYQTDLNQLFSYLQTNFQIAELSHATSKLLRSWIMELAKQGLNNRSINRKIASLKAFYGFLYKKEYIPSDITTQLTGLKVKKGLPIFLREQELLHLLDEHPFTDDFEGWRARLILELLYSTGIRLQELINLQDRDINFYDRTIRVLGKRNKERILPLPKHILPIIEGYLQQRNTIIANAPAHFFVTTNNKPCYPMLIYKLVKSYLASYTQADRHSPHILRHTFATHLLNRGADLQAIKELLGHTSLAATQVYTHNSMEKLKEIFLQAHPRA, from the coding sequence ATGCTTGAAAACTTTATCAATTTTCTTACTTACGAGAAACGTTTAAGCAGCCACACTATCTGTGCTTACCAAACAGATTTAAACCAACTATTCTCTTATCTTCAAACAAACTTCCAAATTGCAGAGCTTAGCCATGCTACTTCTAAACTGTTACGTTCGTGGATAATGGAATTAGCTAAGCAAGGTTTAAATAATCGTTCTATTAATAGGAAGATCGCTTCTCTAAAAGCATTTTATGGTTTCTTATATAAAAAGGAGTATATACCTTCTGATATAACCACACAACTTACAGGCCTTAAAGTAAAAAAAGGATTACCTATCTTTTTAAGAGAACAGGAGCTGTTGCATTTGCTAGATGAGCATCCATTTACTGATGATTTTGAGGGATGGCGCGCTAGGTTGATATTAGAACTTTTATACAGTACAGGTATAAGGTTGCAGGAATTAATAAATTTACAAGATAGGGACATCAATTTTTATGATAGGACTATACGCGTTCTAGGTAAACGTAATAAGGAAAGAATTTTACCACTTCCTAAACATATTTTGCCTATTATTGAAGGTTACTTGCAACAGAGAAATACAATAATAGCTAATGCTCCTGCTCACTTTTTCGTAACGACCAACAATAAACCCTGTTATCCTATGCTGATTTATAAGTTGGTAAAAAGCTATTTAGCAAGTTATACACAAGCAGATAGACATAGCCCACATATATTACGTCATACTTTTGCTACACACTTACTGAACCGCGGAGCAGATTTACAAGCTATCAAAGAGCTTTTAGGCCATACTAGCTTAGCAGCCACCCAAGTATATACCCATAATTCTATGGAAAAATTAAAGGAAATATTTTTACAGGCACATCCCAGGGCGTAG
- a CDS encoding ankyrin repeat domain-containing protein: MIKLLIACKANVQNTCNGTFLHFTLEEGSIELAELLLDHGANVNAKDNSGRTP; encoded by the coding sequence ATAATAAAGTTATTAATAGCTTGTAAAGCTAATGTTCAGAATACATGTAATGGAACATTTTTGCATTTTACCCTAGAAGAAGGTAGCATAGAATTAGCAGAATTATTGTTAGATCATGGCGCTAATGTTAACGCTAAAGATAACAGTGGCAGAACTCCTTAA
- a CDS encoding ankyrin repeat domain-containing protein — protein MQKEYKVVPGLITIWLVVIFLLQSCKVHGPGNVDGNPPLHTAVKEGRIEVVSLLLDKEEVDINASDSIDRSPLHCAAEQGHIEVIKLLLDKGADINARNKMGSSALHCAAEKGHIEVIKLLLDKGVDINARNKMGNSALHCAAFCGKLEVAQLLIEQKADIHIGNEEGETALYWAVEGGCITIVNLLLDQGADVKVVSDHGISLLHLSISRDYIEISKLLIDQGVDINVRDDKGYTPLHWVVEKEQTELVHLLISKKANIHVKCKAGTTALCIAALKGNLEISKLLIDAGAGIDAITDNGDTLLHFAVVGEI, from the coding sequence ATGCAAAAAGAATATAAAGTAGTACCAGGACTAATAACTATATGGTTGGTTGTAATCTTCTTATTGCAAAGCTGTAAGGTTCATGGTCCTGGTAATGTAGATGGCAACCCTCCTTTACATACAGCTGTCAAGGAAGGCCGTATAGAGGTAGTGAGCTTGTTATTAGATAAAGAAGAAGTAGATATAAATGCTAGTGACAGTATAGATCGTTCTCCTTTACACTGTGCTGCCGAGCAAGGTCATATAGAAGTGATAAAATTGTTACTGGATAAAGGAGCAGATATTAATGCTAGAAATAAGATGGGTAGTTCTGCATTGCATTGTGCTGCTGAAAAAGGTCATATAGAAGTGATAAAATTGTTACTGGATAAAGGAGTAGATATTAATGCTAGAAACAAGATGGGGAATTCTGCATTGCATTGTGCTGCTTTTTGTGGAAAGTTAGAAGTAGCACAATTGTTAATAGAGCAGAAAGCTGATATACATATTGGAAATGAGGAGGGAGAAACAGCTTTATACTGGGCTGTTGAGGGAGGCTGTATCACTATAGTAAACTTATTATTAGATCAAGGAGCCGATGTCAAGGTAGTTAGTGACCATGGTATTTCTTTGTTACATTTATCTATTTCAAGAGATTATATAGAAATATCAAAACTGTTAATAGATCAAGGTGTAGACATTAATGTTAGGGATGATAAAGGCTATACTCCTTTGCATTGGGTTGTTGAAAAAGAACAAACAGAATTAGTACATCTATTAATTAGCAAGAAAGCCAATATTCATGTAAAGTGTAAAGCTGGTACTACGGCCTTATGTATAGCTGCTTTAAAAGGTAACTTAGAAATATCAAAGCTGCTGATAGATGCAGGGGCAGGAATAGATGCTATTACTGATAATGGAGACACTCTGTTGCACTTTGCTGTAGTAGGGGAAATTTAG
- the aspS gene encoding aspartate--tRNA ligase codes for MLRTHTCGELRLQHIGISVTLCGWVQKIRNKGSLVWIDLRDRYGITQLILEEHITAPEILSQVQHIGREYVIQATGSVIERSAKNPSMPTGDIEIEVKSLTILNTAKTPPFLIEEQTDGGEELRMQYRYLDLRRPPLQKNLLLRQLVAQHARAYLEQHHFVDVETPLLIKSTPGGARDFVVPSRIHPQQFYALPQSPQIFKQLLMVAGLDRYYQIAKCFRDEDFRADRQPEFTQIDCELSFVTQADILHIFENFTKYIFEATIQVRLDKFPCITYAEAMQKYGTDKPDIRFGMRLIELTELVKNSEFPLFKQAKLIAGICVKGCADYTRKQLDDLTEYIKKLNLVTSGLVYVKYLADGSFNSPVSKFYDVEQLTLWAKQMHAVPGDLLLILAGEIEATQIALGSLRLKLRDELHLVSKDKFAPLWVVDFPLLEWNEESQRYVSRHHPFTSPKQEDIELLSTKPETVRANAYDLVINGMEIGGGSIRIHDRALQEQIFNVLGFSEEEARQQFGFLTDAFEYGAPPHGGIAFGFDRLCAIIGREDSIRPFIAFPKNNAGRDVMMKAPSTITEQQISELGIILSK; via the coding sequence ATGCTACGAACACATACGTGTGGAGAACTTCGCCTACAACATATAGGCATATCAGTAACCTTATGCGGTTGGGTACAAAAAATTAGAAATAAAGGTTCGCTTGTTTGGATAGATTTGCGCGACCGATATGGAATTACACAACTTATTTTAGAAGAGCATATAACAGCACCAGAAATCTTAAGCCAAGTGCAGCATATTGGTAGAGAGTATGTTATCCAAGCAACAGGAAGTGTAATTGAGCGGAGTGCTAAAAATCCCTCTATGCCTACAGGAGATATTGAAATAGAAGTCAAGTCGCTTACTATTCTTAATACAGCCAAAACCCCTCCTTTTTTAATTGAAGAGCAAACAGATGGTGGTGAAGAATTACGTATGCAGTATCGGTATTTAGATCTCCGCAGACCACCTTTACAAAAGAACCTCTTGTTACGTCAGCTCGTTGCACAACATGCTCGTGCTTATTTAGAACAACATCATTTTGTAGATGTAGAAACACCGTTATTAATTAAATCAACGCCAGGAGGAGCACGAGACTTTGTAGTACCATCTCGTATTCATCCTCAACAGTTTTATGCCTTACCCCAGTCTCCTCAGATTTTTAAACAGCTGTTAATGGTAGCAGGTTTAGACCGTTACTATCAGATTGCTAAGTGCTTTAGAGATGAGGATTTTAGGGCTGATAGACAACCTGAGTTTACGCAAATTGATTGTGAACTTTCGTTTGTAACACAAGCGGATATATTGCATATTTTTGAAAACTTTACCAAGTATATTTTTGAAGCTACTATACAGGTGCGCTTAGATAAATTTCCTTGCATAACCTATGCAGAGGCCATGCAAAAATATGGGACAGACAAGCCTGACATACGCTTTGGAATGCGGTTAATAGAATTAACTGAGCTAGTCAAGAATAGTGAGTTTCCTTTATTCAAGCAGGCTAAGCTAATAGCAGGTATTTGTGTAAAAGGCTGTGCAGATTACACTAGGAAGCAGCTAGATGATCTTACAGAATATATAAAGAAACTGAACCTTGTTACAAGTGGGTTGGTGTATGTAAAATATCTAGCTGATGGCAGCTTTAACTCGCCAGTAAGTAAATTCTATGATGTTGAACAACTAACATTATGGGCTAAGCAAATGCATGCAGTTCCAGGCGACTTATTACTTATTTTGGCTGGAGAAATAGAGGCTACTCAAATTGCATTAGGTTCACTGCGTCTAAAACTGCGGGATGAACTTCATTTAGTTTCTAAAGATAAATTTGCTCCTTTGTGGGTGGTAGACTTCCCACTTTTAGAATGGAATGAAGAGTCTCAGCGTTATGTATCTAGGCACCATCCGTTTACTTCTCCCAAACAGGAAGATATTGAGCTATTATCAACCAAGCCTGAAACAGTACGTGCCAATGCATATGATTTAGTTATTAACGGTATGGAAATAGGAGGTGGATCTATCCGTATTCATGATCGTGCATTACAAGAGCAAATATTTAACGTGCTAGGGTTTAGTGAAGAAGAGGCTAGGCAACAATTTGGGTTTTTAACGGATGCCTTTGAATATGGTGCGCCTCCTCATGGTGGTATTGCATTTGGTTTTGACCGTTTATGTGCAATTATAGGAAGAGAAGATTCTATTCGTCCTTTTATTGCTTTTCCTAAAAATAACGCAGGCCGTGATGTAATGATGAAAGCACCATCTACTATTACAGAACAGCAAATCAGTGAATTAGGTATAATTTTAAGTAAATAG
- the alr gene encoding alanine racemase, whose translation MRINLEQGINRCQLVYDTYRNDWVSLQHVLGFVAEQGFTQKKSLILTDLNTSEIDIDKLYSELAQLLQTQQIYQLIGVGTKMLTYAHKFLLPETHFFENLTSMLASGLLDKQYGSVVIVKGATIRAVDSVVARLQKKCYDTVLEIDIGAIQHNLNFFRSKLAAPTQVIAMVKASAYGSGSYGIAHLLQQSRVDYLAVAYADEGVTLRENGIYLPIMVMNPSPVSFTKLLAHRLEPVIYSLRLLHDWLNFLSTTHTQLGFHIKLDTGMHRLGFMEQEIDKLTQALQNQSSLSIKSVCSHLAAPGTQRHNAYTHAQAKLFQQMVQRIEGKLGIMLPKHLLNTAGTQLFPEYQFDMVRLGIGLYGFTKGIQQYLKVASTLKTIISQIKEIPIGATIGYERKGLAQRPTKIATLAIGYADGFRRSLSNGHGKVWINGKLAPVIGNVCMDMAMVDITGIEANEGEEAIIFGKELPITHVASAMDTIVYEVLTNVDERVRKVYYKEFACPADFQ comes from the coding sequence ATGCGTATTAATCTTGAGCAAGGCATTAACCGTTGTCAGCTGGTATATGATACTTATCGTAATGATTGGGTAAGCTTACAGCACGTACTTGGATTTGTTGCTGAACAAGGCTTTACACAAAAAAAGTCCTTAATATTAACAGATCTGAATACTTCAGAGATAGACATAGATAAACTATATAGTGAGCTAGCACAATTACTTCAGACTCAACAAATCTATCAGCTTATTGGCGTAGGAACAAAGATGCTAACTTATGCACACAAATTCCTCTTACCTGAAACCCATTTTTTTGAAAATCTAACAAGTATGCTTGCTAGCGGGTTGCTAGACAAGCAGTATGGAAGTGTAGTGATAGTAAAAGGTGCTACTATCCGTGCGGTGGACAGCGTAGTAGCTAGATTGCAGAAGAAATGTTATGATACAGTATTGGAAATAGATATAGGGGCTATTCAGCATAACCTGAATTTTTTTCGTAGCAAACTTGCTGCCCCTACACAAGTTATAGCTATGGTTAAAGCCTCTGCTTATGGCAGTGGAAGTTATGGCATAGCACATCTATTACAGCAGTCTCGGGTAGATTATTTAGCAGTAGCCTATGCAGATGAAGGGGTTACCTTACGGGAAAATGGTATATACTTGCCCATTATGGTTATGAATCCTTCGCCTGTCAGTTTTACTAAGTTATTAGCGCATAGATTGGAACCAGTTATCTATAGTTTACGACTCTTGCATGATTGGCTGAATTTTTTAAGCACAACTCATACACAACTTGGGTTCCATATTAAATTAGATACAGGCATGCATCGGTTAGGATTTATGGAGCAAGAGATTGATAAGCTTACTCAGGCTTTACAAAATCAATCTTCTTTGTCTATAAAAAGTGTTTGTAGCCACCTAGCTGCACCTGGCACTCAGCGTCATAATGCGTATACACATGCACAAGCCAAGCTATTCCAACAGATGGTTCAACGCATAGAGGGTAAACTAGGAATAATGTTACCTAAGCATCTGTTAAATACTGCAGGGACACAGTTATTCCCAGAATATCAATTTGATATGGTACGCTTAGGTATAGGGTTATATGGATTCACTAAAGGGATACAACAATATTTAAAAGTCGCCAGTACACTAAAAACCATTATCTCACAAATCAAAGAAATACCAATAGGAGCTACTATTGGATATGAGCGAAAAGGTTTAGCTCAGCGGCCTACTAAGATTGCTACTTTGGCAATAGGGTATGCCGATGGATTTAGACGTTCGTTAAGTAACGGACATGGTAAAGTATGGATTAACGGGAAATTAGCACCTGTTATTGGTAATGTATGTATGGATATGGCCATGGTAGATATAACAGGTATAGAAGCTAATGAAGGGGAAGAGGCCATTATTTTTGGTAAAGAATTGCCTATAACGCACGTAGCCTCAGCAATGGATACAATTGTCTATGAAGTATTAACTAATGTAGATGAGCGTGTTAGAAAGGTATATTATAAAGAGTTTGCTTGCCCTGCTGATTTCCAATAA